One part of the Syntrophales bacterium genome encodes these proteins:
- a CDS encoding ABC transporter permease, giving the protein MRFLTLAYKNLKRRRIRTILTILGVGIAVAVLVSLLGFNTGYKTALNRDIERMGYQVIVTAKGCPYEAATMMLKGGGGLRYITENLFSQIAGNPLVDEITPQLIEVVHDPDLPEGGGFRYFLGIEMKSFHDLRPWIKFKSGGWFSGNNADEVIMGYEAAELEQRLVGDKIFIPGVDKVLTVAGIFERVGTQDDGIMFLPLKTLQRIFKREGKLTGMGLRLKDMDRYPEFEEEIFKTPEIQVISMSKVRMVILNLIGRARLMVMSVAFIAIFVAVIGVINTILMSTFERTQEIGIMKAVGASRFHIFKLIWLETILICAAGGIAGAIIAIFASNIVEYLARKVLPYVPSGKLVMITPDLLLICFLGAIVMGLLAGIYPALRASGKRPIEAINIAL; this is encoded by the coding sequence ATGCGGTTTTTAACCTTGGCATATAAAAACCTGAAACGAAGAAGGATCAGAACTATTCTTACCATCCTTGGTGTGGGGATAGCGGTAGCCGTCCTGGTGAGTCTTTTGGGTTTCAACACCGGCTATAAGACAGCCCTTAACAGAGACATTGAAAGGATGGGTTACCAGGTGATTGTCACCGCCAAAGGATGTCCTTATGAGGCGGCAACCATGATGCTTAAGGGGGGTGGTGGATTGAGATATATTACTGAAAATCTTTTCTCTCAGATAGCCGGCAATCCTCTGGTAGACGAAATCACACCCCAGTTAATCGAGGTTGTTCATGATCCTGACCTGCCCGAAGGGGGTGGTTTTCGCTATTTCCTCGGTATTGAAATGAAAAGCTTTCATGACCTCAGGCCATGGATAAAATTCAAATCCGGAGGTTGGTTTTCAGGGAATAATGCAGATGAAGTAATTATGGGTTATGAGGCAGCAGAACTGGAGCAGAGGCTGGTGGGTGATAAAATATTCATCCCGGGTGTCGATAAAGTCCTTACAGTAGCGGGTATCTTTGAGCGGGTGGGCACTCAGGATGATGGAATCATGTTCCTCCCCTTAAAGACCTTGCAACGGATCTTTAAAAGAGAGGGAAAACTTACCGGGATGGGACTAAGATTAAAAGATATGGATAGGTATCCGGAATTTGAAGAGGAGATATTCAAAACTCCGGAAATTCAAGTGATCAGTATGTCTAAGGTTAGAATGGTAATCCTGAACCTTATCGGCCGGGCAAGACTTATGGTTATGTCGGTGGCATTCATTGCTATATTTGTAGCTGTCATCGGTGTAATTAATACCATTCTCATGTCTACCTTTGAACGTACCCAGGAAATAGGGATAATGAAAGCCGTGGGCGCTTCTCGATTCCATATTTTTAAACTGATCTGGTTGGAAACCATTCTTATCTGTGCGGCTGGAGGGATCGCCGGTGCAATAATTGCGATTTTTGCCTCAAACATTGTGGAGTATCTGGCAAGAAAGGTTTTACCCTATGTGCCAAGCGGCAAGCTGGTCATGATAACCCCTGATTTACTCTTAATCTGCTTTTTGGGCGCAATAGTTATGGGGCTTTTGGCAGGAATATACCCGGCACTCAGGGCTTCCGGGAAAAGACCGATTGAAGCAATAAACATAGCGTTATGA